CGGATGGGACTGGATAGAGGAAGCGGTCCAGGGTCTACCTTCCCGTCATGCGGCATACTCAGACTGAAACGGTATAAGGTCAACATACTTTTGTCGTCGGCAACTATCAATTTACGTAAAGGACCTGTTTGCGGAGAAGGGATGTGCCGACGATACCGTTTGACGCGCTTTACAAAAGGAAACTGGGCTCCAACATAGCCACTTCGCCGAGCATAAAAAGATTTCGCGATGACTACACCTTGAAGCGGTAATAGCCAGTTTCTAGATGCTACCTCACCATCTGTTAATCCTAGTGAACACGGGAGTCCATAGGATTCTCGTACATCTGGGGTTGCATCACGGCGAACTGGTACTAGACTTTCAGCGCGCCGATCTTTTCGTATTCGCCTTTGACTATGGGGCGGGCTTCGACTTCTAGCCAGTCTTCGAGGATCTCGGTGTAGACGCTGCGGAAGTCGAGGTTGAAGGCCAGGTCGCCCTCCACGAGGGTCTCGGGGGCGAGCGACGGGTACTCGGAGTAGTTACCGCCGTTGACGCCGTCGCCGATCATGAAGGCGACGCCGCCTGAGCCGTGGTCGGTGCCGTTGCCGTTGTCCTTGACGCGGCGTCCGAACTCGGAGAAGACCAAGATCAGCACGTCCTCGCTGGCGTCGTGCTGCTTGAGGTCGGTGTAGAGGTCGTAGATGCCGCCTGCGACGTGGTCCCAGAGCGTGTTGAGCAGCGCGACCTCGTTGGTGTGGGTGTCGAAGCTGCCGTGCTGGGTGTAGCAGATGCGTGTGCCGATGTCGGCGGTCAGCACCTGTGCGGCGTCACGGGCACGTGCGGCGAACCCGTTGGAGGCGTACTCGACGTTGGACTCGTACTTCTCGGGCACGGAGCTGAGTATGTCGGAGCCGCGCAGCGCGTCGAGTCCGGTCTGGCTCAGGAAGTCCATGACGGGACCGCTGCCGATGGCGTGGGTGTACATGTGGCGGAAGGCGTCGAGCGCCTCTTCGCGCTGATCGTTGGCGTCCATGTGACTGAGAAGGCCATACGTGGAGAGGTCCGAGACCGAGGCGACGGGCGCGTTCTTGGCGACGAGCGCCCTGGGGAGGGCTGCGCCGAAATTGACTGCGGCCACTACGTTGTCGCCCTCAGGGTGCATGTCGCGGACCGCCTGTCCGAGCCAGCCTTCGTCGCCGACCTTGGTCGGCTCAGCAGTGTGCCAGATGTCCATCGAGCGGAAGTGGGAGCGGCTCGGCACCGGATAGCCCACACCGTGGATGATGGCGACCTTGCCGTCGTCGTACAGGTCCTTGATCGGGCCCATGGACGGGTTGAAGCCGTACTGGTCGTCCAGAGGAATGACGTCTTCCTGCTGAATGCGGACGTTGGGCCGGTTGTCCACGTACTCTGGGTTGGTGTACGGGACAATGCAGTTGAGATAGTCATTGCCGCCCGAGAGCTGGACTACGACGAGCTTTCGGTTCTTTCCTGCACCCATTTCTATTTGCTCCTTGTGTTCTCCACGCTGTCTTGTGCACGACCTTGGGGCGTACCTGTTCTATCTGCTCTGAGGATTAAGCTTTTTCGTAGACCTGGAAGCGGTGGCGGCCCGTCTCGAGTATGTACACGCGCTCCTGGTCGTCGAGTGCAACGCGGATCGGGTCCCAGAAGTAGGGCTCGATCCTTGCCGAGGTCTCGCCGGGGTCGTCAGTGTCAGATTCGAAGATCGGGACGAACTTTGATCTTGCCTCGAGTTCATCGGCGTTGGCTTCGAGGTACTCGACGGCCCACGCACCGAGAATGGCGTTGCCGCGGATCTTCTGAATGAAGCCGCCCTCGGGGTCGAGCACCTGGACACGCTGGTTCATCCAGTCGGCCACGTACATGTTGCCCTCGGAGTCGACTGCGAGTCCTGATGGGCGGTTGAACTGGCCATCGCCGTCGCCGGAGGTTCCGAACTTGGCGACGAACTCGCCGTCCGGCGTGAACTTCTGGATGCGGTCGTTGCGCCAGTCGGCTACATAGATGTGGCCGTCCGGGGCCTGAGTGATTCCCCATGGGAGATTGAACTGGCCGTCGCCATCACCGTGGCTGCCCCACTTGTCGAGGAACTGGCCGTCCTTTGTGAGCTTCTGGATGCGGTGGTTGCGGTGATCGACCAGCAGCATGTTGTCGTCCTGGTCGAAGAGCAGACCGGAGACGCCGTCGAACTCGCCGTCGGCAGTCCCCTTGGTGCCCCAGGTAGTCTGGACGTTGCCCTCGCGGTCGTAGACGGTAATTCGCTGCAGGAAGTCGTCTCCGAGGTAGAGATTTTCGTCTCTGTCCATCGCGAGCGCCGACGGCCAAATCATCTGGCCTGGCGCGCTGCCGTAGCCGCCGATCTGTCCGAAGAACTCGTGGTCGATGGTCGCCATCTGGATGCCGACGATGTCGAGGGCCGTCGTGTTGCTACGGCTGGCCACGAAGATGCGTCCGTCGGAGCGTATGACGAAGTCGGTCGGAAGGTGGAAGCCGCGTCCGCCCTGGTCGGCTACGAAGCCGACGGTGGTGACGGGCTTTAGCTGGAATTTCGTTTGTGTGGTCATGGGGTATTCACCCTCACCCCAGCCCTCTCCCATCAAGGGAGAGGGGGCTTGTAGATAGCATATTCGGCTAGGCCGTCTGGTACTCCTGTGTCGTCACGATTAGCTGGACCAGTGTGACGATGTGGCGGTCGGTGTCGGGGTTCGGGAACGACATGTCGCCCCACTTGGAGGCGTAGTCGATCAGGCCGGCCCTGGTAGTCTCGACCACGGGAAGCGGGCCGAGGATGTCGAGGCAGGCGTCTACGACCTGCTCTGGCGACATCGGCTGACCTCCGGAGCGCTCGGCAATCCGGTCGATCATGGCGCGGATGCCGGGCTTGTCGGGGTCGTTCAGCACGCGGCTGGCGAAGTTGACCCGCTGCACGTCACTCGCTGCCTCCCTGCCATCCCTCCACACTGGGGGGATTAAGCAGGCCCTGGCCCATCGCCGCGCACGCTCCGGCGGCGGCGTAGGTATCAGTCGACGGCAGGTCGATCGGGCCTGCGAGTCGCAGGGTGCCTACGACCATTTCGGCGGGGCTCTTGATCCGCGCGAACCTGGAGGCCTCGGACTTGAAGAAGTCAGAGTTGAACATGGCCCTCAGCATCGCGGAGATGTCGTACCCGGAGTCGAAGTAGGCCTGCGACATGATCTCGATGGCCTCTGGATCGATCGGGTCGAAGTGCGGCCACTGCGGCACGGGAAGCTCGTCAGCCACGAAGAAGTGGTACAGGTGACGGGCGATGAATCGCGCTGTTGCGGGCTGCTTGCAGATGATGTCCACGACGTCTTCGCCGTTGAAGTCGCCGGTCTCGCCGAGGAAGGTCTTGTCCTCGTGGTCGTGGTCTTCGTCGTCATACTCGAACTGCCAGGCGATGTAGCCGTACGGCCTGGCCGTGTTGTTCCTCATCTTGATCGACATATAGTCGGGGTTGACGACTCGCCAACCGGTGAATGCTCGTGAGCACTCCTTGATGTCTTCTTCAGTGTAGTTGCCGACGCCCATCGAGAAGAGTTCGAGAATCTCGCGGCCATAGTTCTCGTTGATCGAGTCCATGTGGTTGTCCTGGTTGTCCAGCCACATGAGCATTGCGGGGTCGCGAGATAGCTGGACGAGCAGATCACGGAAGCTGCCCATGCCGTACTCGCGGAACATGTCGACCTGGTTGGTAACCATCCGAGCCTGGATGAGCTTCGTGGCAGCCGTGGCGAAGATGCGGTGCCAGAACAGGCACATCTTCTCGTTCAGCACAGCGTCTGTATTTACCATCCTGAACACCCAGTGTGCACCGGCTGCCTGGCCGTTGCGCAGGTCGGACTGCTCGACGTGGTAGCGGCGGATGAGGTCGTGAGGGATGTCCACGGACGCCTTCTTGGCGAGAAGCTCCTCGACGGCGTCCTCGTAGCTCATGCTCATGTAGTGGTCCAACTCATCCGGCGTTGCGCCGAATCCCGCGCGCCTGAGCAGATGTGCCGTCAGGGCGACGTCTTGCTTCTCGTGAACGGTGGTCATTTTGGGCCTCTCCTTGGCGTATTGGAGTTCGGGTTGGAGTATATCAAACGACGGCAGCCCCCGTGTCTAGACACGGGGTAGGCTTTTAGCTTCAGCAAGCTCCCTCTGAAGGGCGTCGTAGCGCTCGCGGTCGACGGGAATACTCACGGGCTGTCCGGTGCATCCGGACAGGGTGATTGCGGCGACCAGCTCCTGCGAGTTGCGGCCGTCTTCTCCGGTTATCTTCGGGTCGCGGTCCTCGAGGATGGCTGCTGCGAAATCGCCGATTGCGGGAACGTGTGTGTTCGGCACCGGGTCGAGCTCGTAGGTCTCTGTCTGGTGTCCGGGAGCGTCGTAGGTGGGCGACATGTCGTTGTCTATGAACTCCTGGACCGGGGTGTCGAGACGGTGGAGGGTGATCTTCCAGTCGTCCATGACAATCGCGCCGGACTCTCCCCATAGCTCAAGACGCTGGTGGTTTGGAGCCTGCGTGGTGTTGCAGTGCATGCTGCCCTGGCCACCACCGTCGTAGGAGAGAATGGCTGTGGCGAAGTCCTCTACCTCGGCCGTGTGTCGAAGTGTCGAGATCATCCCGAACACGTTGCTGGGCATCCCGCCGAGCCACTGCATCATGTCTATCGCGTGGATGCCCTGGTTGATCAACGTACCACCGCCCTCGTCGGCCCACGTTCCTCGCCACGCGAGGCGGTCGTAGTAGTCCTGGGTGCGAAGCATCGCTGAGGTCATGACGACGCGGTAGATATCGCCGATAGCTCCCCCGTCGATCAGCTCGCGCATCTTGAGCGCCTCTGACCGGAATCGGTTGTTGTAGAGCACGCCGAGCTTGACTCCGGCCTCTCTGCACGCGCTTACCATGTCGTCCGCCTCGGACGGCGTCACGCTCATCGGCTTCTCGACGAGTATGTGCTTGCCGGCAGCGGCTGACTTCAGCGTGATGTCGCGGTGCGACGGGTGCGGAGTGGCAATGACGACGGCGTCGACTTCAGGATGGGCGAGCGTGTCTTCGAGGGTGGGGAAGTGCGCTACGCCTAGCTCGTCGGCCTGCTGGCAGAGGGGTGCCTGCGTTCGCGCCGTGATGCCGACGAGTCGGCAGTTGTCGAGCTGGTTGATTGCTGCGATGTGGACGCGACCGATCACTCCGGTCGATCCGATGACTGCGAGTCCGATGTTGCTCATGATTAGCTTGCTACCGAAAGGGGATTTGAACAGAATTCAGGATAGCACAGAGGCCATATCCGGCGACTAGCGGAAGCGTATACTGGTCGGTGCCTGAAGCTGCTCCAGGCTCTCGCTGCAGTTCGAGTCACAAGGAGACGTCGTCATGGAGACGATCAGAAAGCCCCTCTCCGTAGTCCTCGGCCTCATGGCCATCGTCGTGCTGTTCCACTTCGTGTTCAACCCGTTCTATGAAGACGCGGTGGACGCTATATCGGTGTGGCACGTGCTGAACTGGGTCATGGCTGTCGGAATACTGATCACGCTGGCGCTGACCTACGTGCGTCGGGGGAGACTGGGAGCGGATAGCGCCACCACGACGTACATCTGCGTCAACGTGGCGTTCTACGTCGCCGTGGTGCTGGCGATCCTGTTCTTCTGGAACTGGTTCGACGACCTGACAGCTGGCGAGGACGGACAGAGCCCGACTCGCGGGTACTACTGGGTGATCATCAACGTGACGTTCGTAGTGCTATTGGGCACGGTGAGTGCGCGGCTGTGGAAGAATGACCCACGTGCCTGAACTACGTCTGAACACTTCCTGGTTTGTCGTGCTTGGCAGAGCCAGGCTATGAGCATGTGAATTGATCGAGATACACGACCTGCGAAAGGTCTTTACCCAAAACGTTGGTAAGACCAGTATCTGGCGCAAGATGATTGGTCGACCAGAGACGACCGACCTTGTTGCTATCGATGGCCTGAGCCTGGACATTCGCGAGGGAGAGTTTTTTAGCCTGCTGGGTCCCAACGGAGCTGGGAAGACATCCACCGTCAAGATCCTGTGCACACTTCTGCTGCCAGACGGCGGTTCCTGCAGAGTTGGGGGGATGGACGTTGTGCGGAACGCCAGGGAGGTCAGGAGGCTGATCGGAGTGTCGATCCGGGGCGAGCGCAGCGTGTACTGGAGACTGACGGGTCGCCAGATGTACGGGATTCGAGGGAGCGCCGCCCGAACTCGTGTCGAAGAAGTCTCGCGGGTAGTTGGGCTCGCAGACCGCATCGACGACTACGTCGAGCGATACTCAATGGGAATGAAGCAGCGTCTGGCCATCGGGGCGTCACTGGTGCATCGTCCGACGATTCTCATGCTGGACGAGCCGACTATCGGTCTGGACCCACATGGAGCGCGGGCACTGAGGTCGCTGGTCAAGGAGCAATTGTGCGAGAGAGAGGGTGTCACGGTCCTCTATACAACCCACTACATGCAGGAAGCGGACGACATGTCCGACCGTGTGGCCATCATTCATCACGGCAAGAAGGTGGCGGAGGGTACGCCGTCTGAGATGCGCGCCAGGGCGGGCGACAACCGGGTAGTTGAGATGGAGGTTGGCGTCGACGGCGGGCGCGGAATCGCGGCGCTGAACGAGCACCCGATGGTTGAAAGGGTGCTGTCCGTTCGCGAAGAGGCCAACACGTCGTATGTCAGACTGCGAACGAAGGAGCCGCTGAGGTCGGTTGGACAATTGTCACTTGAGGAGCGATTGTCCGGCGTTGATGTCCGGTCAGTCAACCTCGTTCAGCCGACACTGGAAGACGCATTCATAGCGCTGACGGGGTCGTCCATATCCGACACTGGCGACGTGGAGTGATGTCCCCGTGTTGATGGAGGTCATAACGACCGCGAAGTATGGCCTGATCTCGGACAGGCGCTCATACGGCTGGATACTCACCACTACGATAGGACCGTTCTTCCTGATGGCTCCATTCGTGCTGATGGCTGAAAGCCTAGTCGGGCCGGGCGGGCGGTTCAACGAGCCGTTCTTCGAGGCGACTGGCTACTCCAACTACCTCGGGTGGCTGATCATCCCGCTCATAGCGTTGAACACCATGAACACGGTGTTCTCAAACGTATCGCAATCGCTACATGCCCAGAAGACATTCGGCACTCTCGAAAGGATTCTGGTATCGATGCAGTACCCGGCCTCGCTGCTAATCGGTCGCTGTATTTCCCACGGCACGTTTCTTCTATGGTTCGTCGGTGTACTCGCAGGGCTGTCGTTCCTGTTCCTCGGGCTCGAAGTGAACGTGGACGCGGCATCGGCCGCCGTGGTGATAGCCGCTCACCTGCTGGCCGTGTACGGGATGGCGTTCGCTTTTGCCAGTATGTTCCTGTGGATCGAGGACGCGTTCATCGTGCAGACAGCGCTGTCGAGGGTGTTGTTCGGCCTGTTCACCGGTGCGACCTTCCCGCTGTCGATCTATCCCGACTGGGTGGAGTGGCTGGCGCGTCTGATCCCGTTCACATGGGCATTTGACCTGGAGCGGCGGGCTTTTCTGCTGGCTGAGCCGTTACCCTCTATCGCTCCTGATCTGTCGATTTTGCTGGGGCTCACTTTGGTGTGGTGGATAATCGGCTACGGCTGCTTCAGGATCATGCTCAACTACTCCAAGCGAAAGGGAAGGCTGGGTATCTACTGATGATCGGCGACGACGGCCACCCTCAGAGCCGAGCGCGCGAGGTAGGATCTGCGATCTACACGATCGCGCGAAACGAGCTGCTGCTGCAGACCAGGTACCGGACGAAGTTCCTTCTGGACCTGTTCAGCCCGGTGCTCGCTCTCGCTCCGATCATGCTTACCGCGTACTTCCTGACATCCGGACGGGAGTCGGGCAACCTGGCGCAGTCGGTGGGACTGCCGGACCACTTCACGTTCATCATGCTGGGGTACATGGCGTTCGCAGCTCTGGGCGTGGGCAATCCGATCATGCACTACACAGGGTCAGCGTGGACGATGCGGATGCTTCAGGAGACGGGAGTGCTGGAGCGGAACCTGCTTGCCCCGATGCCCCGCGAGGCCCTGATACTCGGTACCGGCCTGTACTACGCCGTGTTATACCTGTTCCACGTCGCGTACGTTCTGGCGGCCAGTCTTATCTTTCTTGACCTGGACTTCGCACTGACGGCTTCAGGGATCGCGGTCGCCGGGGGGCTGCTGATCGCAATGTCGATGATGTCGATACTGCTGGGTTTTCTTATGGCGGCTGTTTCTCTCGTGATGCGTGACGGCTCGGTGGCGCTGCTGGTGATCCACAGACCGTTCCTTCTGCTGACGGGAGCGTACTTCCTGGTGGAGCTGCTGCCGCAGCCGTTCAGGTTCCTGGCGATGGTCAATCCGCTCGCGTACGCGATAGATGCATTCCGCGGGTCGCTTTCAAGTTCGACGCTGCTTCTGCCGCTGGCGGTGGAGTGTGTCATCGTCGTCGTGTCCACCGTACTGATTGGGATCGTAGGCATCTGGGTGTTCAGGCGGATACTAGACCGCCAACTCAGGACTGGGGAGCTGAGCATTTACTAGGTAGACGCCCTCAAGCAGGACGTGATGAGACACAACAGATTGCCGCATCGACGAACGGGGTCAGAGGTGCGAGAAAGTGGGCGAGCTTGTTGTGCACTGAATATGAGGCACGTTAGTACTCAACTAGAGCGGTGGCGGACATGCCGGACGCATGTTGCAGGCTATCAGGAGCCCCGCAGTCGTCTTAGCTCCTCTTCCAACTCGTGGACTCGTGCCTCGGCCTCTAAACGCCCGGCCCGCTCTTCATCTGCCCGGGCGCGCTCGTCGTCGAACGTTGGGATGTGAAGGCCAGTCTCCGGGTTGTACCATTCCAGCTGACCGTCGTGCCAGCGTATGTTAAGGTCCAGGACCTCGCTGTGGCCCTGATACGTGCCCTCAGACAGTTGATCTATCTGGATGGGCTCGTACACCCCGTTCACAAGCCGGTCCCCGGCCAGATGGACTCCGTGAAACTCTCCTGTCTCGTCGAAGCGCCAGTACTCGGGAATGCCCATAGCCGCGTACACGTCACGCTTCTCACCCGTACCCTCACTCCCAGTGGAGCGGGACGCTATCTCCAGCACGAAGTCCGGCGGCTTGCCCTGCTCTGAGATGACGTAAGCGTTTCTGCGATGGTAGGTGACGGGGTCCACGTCGAACGCGATGAGCAAGTCGAGACACTTCACCCCTGCCATGTTCCGTGTTGTCCTTAGACTGACGTAGCGCTCGCCGGCGACCAGCGTGGTTTCCGGGTTGCCGAGGTGGCGGATCAGGTGATGGACGCTGCCGGTTCGGGTGAGGTGTTCGAAGCTGGTCATGTCGTCGGGCTTTCGTTCCGGAGGGTCCGGGAAGCGGAATCCGCCGAGGACTTCTGTAGTCTTGGCTGTTGGGTAGGCGAGTATGCGCGGGTACCGGCGGGTTGTGGTGCCGATCGGTTCGATGTTGCTCTCAGGCCTCAATTATACCTCACGGTCACCTGAGCGGTCTGAGAGTTCGGGAGAGGACTTCTATCCCAGTGCTTCTACTGCGGCGGCTGTCTGTCGTGACTCCTCGATGCGCTGGAGTACCACCTGGGCGAGCTTCCGGGTGTCTTCTCGGTAGGTGACGGCGGGGTTTGCCTCGACCTTGGCGACCCATGCAGATGGCAGGCCGGACGCGCCGTGGAGCGCGCCGACTATGCTGCCGACCATCGTGGCTATGGTATCGGCGTCGCGTCCGAAGTTGGCGCTCCAGGTTATGGCGCGCACGGGGTCGCCCCCTGACATCGTCAGTATAGCAAGGGTCGCTGGGATGGTCTCCATCGAGTCTGCGAGCACGGTCCGCTGGTATGTGGCGTAGTACCGCTCTCTGAATGTTTCGTATGACGACGACTCTGCAGCCAGATCGAGCGCTTCGGCTATCGCCTGCTTTAGAGCGCCTGCGCTCACGGGCAGCAGGTAGCGAGTTGCGCCGTCGACCACAGACTCGATAGTCGCGTTGGCGTCGAATGAGGCAGCCACTGCGGCAGCCATCGAGCAGGCGGCGTCTCGGCAGTAGCCCGAGTTCCCGCCGTGGTGGATGAACGATGCCACGTCCAGCGTCTCCAGCACCGCCTGTCTGGGATTGCAGGCGTTGATGATGCCCATAGGGGAGATAGCCATGGCTGTTGAGGAGCTCTGCATGTTGCCCCAGCCAGCGTAGGCGGGGAGTTCGAGGCCCTGCTCGTACTTGTGGAAGGCGTTGCGCACGGGGATGAACCAGAGGTGCCGGTTCTGTTCCTTGAAGTCCTTGAACGACTGTGCGAAGTGGTCGACCGTAGGGTGGCCGTCGCTCTTGTATATGGCGTCAATGAGCTGACCGCGGATTGCGGTGTCGTCGGTGCCGACACCCTCGAAGTCGGTTACGCCATCGGGGCCATACTGCTCGATGATCTGCTCGTAGTGCATGCCCTCAGTGGGAGCGCCCATCGCGTCGCCAATGAGGCCTCCAAGAAGGCATCCGTAGATCTTGTCGGTAAGTTGGTCTGTGGGCATTTGTGAATCTCCGAGGACCGGCAACGTAATACGATCTGCCGAGAAGACTGTGCAGGTCGGATAGTGGAAGTGATTCTAGCAATCGGCGATTGGGATTGCATGTCCAGCTTTAAGCTGGCCCAAGCGGCCAGGCCCACATGATGAGGGGGATGGCTGTGGCGGTTATTACGATCACGAGGGGGAGACCCATTCTCCAGTAGTCTCCGAACTGATAGCCGCCGGGGCCCATGACGATTGTGTTGGACTGGTGGCCGATAGGGGACAGGAACGCGGATGACGCGCCTATCGCCACTGCCATCAGGAACGGGTCGGAGGAGGCTCCGAGGGTGTCCGCGACGCTAACCCCGATTGGCGCCATGAGGATCACGGCGGCGGCGTTGTTGATCACGGCGGACAGCAGCAGCGTGGTGATGAGTATGACGCCGATCATGGCCCACGGCGGGAGGAATCCTCCGAGGTCTGTGATGACTGTGGCTATCCTCGCTGCGCCTCCGGTGGTCTCCAGCGCCGCGCCTACAGGGATCATGGCGCCGAGCAGGATGATTACTGGCCAGTCTATGGCCTGGTATGCGTCCTGCAGGGAGAGGAAGCGGCTCATCAGTAAGACTGCCACGGCGGCCGTAAAGGAGATCTGTACGGGGAGTAGTTCGAGAGACGTCAGTAGGACTGCCGCAGCGAATACCAGCACTGGAAAGACGAGCCTGCGGGGCTGTCCGATTCGCAGCTCGCGTTCGGCGAGGGGGAGCAGTCCGAGCCTGGGCAGCGCGGCCTGTACCGCCTCGGTCTTCCCCTGGAGCAGCAGAACGTCTCCTGCACGGAACGTCATGTGGCCGAGTCTGCGAACGAGCCTGGTGCCTCGCCTGGACAGTCCCAGCAGGTTAACGCCGAACGCAGCGTGCAGGTGCAGGCCCCTGGCAGTTCTGCCCGCGGCCATGCTGTCCGGGCTGACGATGGCCTCCAGCGTGGATACGTCCTGTGAGCTGAGTGTCTGATCGATCTCCGACTCGATGTCCCTGGACCACTCGAGCTCGAAGCCTGTCCTGTCGATGAACGTCCAGATCTGGCCCGGATCGGCCTCGATGATGAAGATGTCGTTGGAGTCTATGATCTGATCGCTGGACGGTGCGCCGTAGACTACGCCTCGACGAAGCAGCCCCGCAATCACGACGTCTTCCTCGGCGAGCTCTTCGAGGTCGCCGAGGAGCATTCCAACGAATCGCGAGTCGGCGGGCACACGCACCTCGGTCATGTAGCCTTCGATGTCGAGAGTCTCACCCAGGGCAACTGGGGGGCGCCTTAGAGGGATCAGACGCCATCCTACCAGGGCAATGAACAGCACACCGGCTACGGTTACCCCGAGGCCGACTATCGTGAAGTCGAACATGTTGAATTGCATGCCGATTTCGTCATTGCGGAAGTTGGAGATGATGACGTTCGGCGGAGTCCCGATGAGGGTCGTCATGCCGCCCAGGAGGGATGCGAAGGCCAGCGGCATGAGAAACAGCGAGGCCGGATGTTTGCTCCTGCCGGACACCCTGACGGCCACAGGCATGAGGAGGCTGACGGCGCCGATGTTGTTCATGAACGCCGAGAGGAATGCCGACAGTCCTGACATCGCGCCTATCCGAAGACTCGCGTACTCGGGTATTCGCGAAAGCCATCCCGCAATCGAGTCAACGATGCCTGAGTTCTGCAGCGCTCGACTCAGTACCAGGACGGCGGCTACCGTAACGACCGCCGGATGGCCGAAGCCCTGGTAGGCCTCGGAGGGCGGCACGATTCCCACTATCGCCAGGATGAGCAGGGACAGCAGGGCGACGACGTCGTACCGCCACCTGGCCGTCACGAACAGGACGAGAGCGAGAATGAGGACTCCGAAGACAATAGCCTCATCCATCGGTCGAACGAGGGACCCC
This is a stretch of genomic DNA from Dehalococcoidia bacterium. It encodes these proteins:
- a CDS encoding DUF1800 domain-containing protein encodes the protein MTTVHEKQDVALTAHLLRRAGFGATPDELDHYMSMSYEDAVEELLAKKASVDIPHDLIRRYHVEQSDLRNGQAAGAHWVFRMVNTDAVLNEKMCLFWHRIFATAATKLIQARMVTNQVDMFREYGMGSFRDLLVQLSRDPAMLMWLDNQDNHMDSINENYGREILELFSMGVGNYTEEDIKECSRAFTGWRVVNPDYMSIKMRNNTARPYGYIAWQFEYDDEDHDHEDKTFLGETGDFNGEDVVDIICKQPATARFIARHLYHFFVADELPVPQWPHFDPIDPEAIEIMSQAYFDSGYDISAMLRAMFNSDFFKSEASRFARIKSPAEMVVGTLRLAGPIDLPSTDTYAAAGACAAMGQGLLNPPSVEGWQGGSE
- a CDS encoding DUF1501 domain-containing protein — its product is MGAGKNRKLVVVQLSGGNDYLNCIVPYTNPEYVDNRPNVRIQQEDVIPLDDQYGFNPSMGPIKDLYDDGKVAIIHGVGYPVPSRSHFRSMDIWHTAEPTKVGDEGWLGQAVRDMHPEGDNVVAAVNFGAALPRALVAKNAPVASVSDLSTYGLLSHMDANDQREEALDAFRHMYTHAIGSGPVMDFLSQTGLDALRGSDILSSVPEKYESNVEYASNGFAARARDAAQVLTADIGTRICYTQHGSFDTHTNEVALLNTLWDHVAGGIYDLYTDLKQHDASEDVLILVFSEFGRRVKDNGNGTDHGSGGVAFMIGDGVNGGNYSEYPSLAPETLVEGDLAFNLDFRSVYTEILEDWLEVEARPIVKGEYEKIGALKV
- a CDS encoding Uma2 family endonuclease, with product MRPESNIEPIGTTTRRYPRILAYPTAKTTEVLGGFRFPDPPERKPDDMTSFEHLTRTGSVHHLIRHLGNPETTLVAGERYVSLRTTRNMAGVKCLDLLIAFDVDPVTYHRRNAYVISEQGKPPDFVLEIASRSTGSEGTGEKRDVYAAMGIPEYWRFDETGEFHGVHLAGDRLVNGVYEPIQIDQLSEGTYQGHSEVLDLNIRWHDGQLEWYNPETGLHIPTFDDERARADEERAGRLEAEARVHELEEELRRLRGS
- a CDS encoding ADP-ribosylglycohydrolase family protein, with amino-acid sequence MPTDQLTDKIYGCLLGGLIGDAMGAPTEGMHYEQIIEQYGPDGVTDFEGVGTDDTAIRGQLIDAIYKSDGHPTVDHFAQSFKDFKEQNRHLWFIPVRNAFHKYEQGLELPAYAGWGNMQSSSTAMAISPMGIINACNPRQAVLETLDVASFIHHGGNSGYCRDAACSMAAAVAASFDANATIESVVDGATRYLLPVSAGALKQAIAEALDLAAESSSYETFRERYYATYQRTVLADSMETIPATLAILTMSGGDPVRAITWSANFGRDADTIATMVGSIVGALHGASGLPSAWVAKVEANPAVTYREDTRKLAQVVLQRIEESRQTAAAVEALG
- a CDS encoding ABC transporter permease, producing the protein MLMEVITTAKYGLISDRRSYGWILTTTIGPFFLMAPFVLMAESLVGPGGRFNEPFFEATGYSNYLGWLIIPLIALNTMNTVFSNVSQSLHAQKTFGTLERILVSMQYPASLLIGRCISHGTFLLWFVGVLAGLSFLFLGLEVNVDAASAAVVIAAHLLAVYGMAFAFASMFLWIEDAFIVQTALSRVLFGLFTGATFPLSIYPDWVEWLARLIPFTWAFDLERRAFLLAEPLPSIAPDLSILLGLTLVWWIIGYGCFRIMLNYSKRKGRLGIY
- a CDS encoding ABC transporter permease, translated to MIGDDGHPQSRAREVGSAIYTIARNELLLQTRYRTKFLLDLFSPVLALAPIMLTAYFLTSGRESGNLAQSVGLPDHFTFIMLGYMAFAALGVGNPIMHYTGSAWTMRMLQETGVLERNLLAPMPREALILGTGLYYAVLYLFHVAYVLAASLIFLDLDFALTASGIAVAGGLLIAMSMMSILLGFLMAAVSLVMRDGSVALLVIHRPFLLLTGAYFLVELLPQPFRFLAMVNPLAYAIDAFRGSLSSSTLLLPLAVECVIVVVSTVLIGIVGIWVFRRILDRQLRTGELSIY
- a CDS encoding ABC transporter ATP-binding protein; translation: MIEIHDLRKVFTQNVGKTSIWRKMIGRPETTDLVAIDGLSLDIREGEFFSLLGPNGAGKTSTVKILCTLLLPDGGSCRVGGMDVVRNAREVRRLIGVSIRGERSVYWRLTGRQMYGIRGSAARTRVEEVSRVVGLADRIDDYVERYSMGMKQRLAIGASLVHRPTILMLDEPTIGLDPHGARALRSLVKEQLCEREGVTVLYTTHYMQEADDMSDRVAIIHHGKKVAEGTPSEMRARAGDNRVVEMEVGVDGGRGIAALNEHPMVERVLSVREEANTSYVRLRTKEPLRSVGQLSLEERLSGVDVRSVNLVQPTLEDAFIALTGSSISDTGDVE
- a CDS encoding NHL repeat-containing protein, whose product is MTTQTKFQLKPVTTVGFVADQGGRGFHLPTDFVIRSDGRIFVASRSNTTALDIVGIQMATIDHEFFGQIGGYGSAPGQMIWPSALAMDRDENLYLGDDFLQRITVYDREGNVQTTWGTKGTADGEFDGVSGLLFDQDDNMLLVDHRNHRIQKLTKDGQFLDKWGSHGDGDGQFNLPWGITQAPDGHIYVADWRNDRIQKFTPDGEFVAKFGTSGDGDGQFNRPSGLAVDSEGNMYVADWMNQRVQVLDPEGGFIQKIRGNAILGAWAVEYLEANADELEARSKFVPIFESDTDDPGETSARIEPYFWDPIRVALDDQERVYILETGRHRFQVYEKA
- a CDS encoding Gfo/Idh/MocA family oxidoreductase, with protein sequence MSNIGLAVIGSTGVIGRVHIAAINQLDNCRLVGITARTQAPLCQQADELGVAHFPTLEDTLAHPEVDAVVIATPHPSHRDITLKSAAAGKHILVEKPMSVTPSEADDMVSACREAGVKLGVLYNNRFRSEALKMRELIDGGAIGDIYRVVMTSAMLRTQDYYDRLAWRGTWADEGGGTLINQGIHAIDMMQWLGGMPSNVFGMISTLRHTAEVEDFATAILSYDGGGQGSMHCNTTQAPNHQRLELWGESGAIVMDDWKITLHRLDTPVQEFIDNDMSPTYDAPGHQTETYELDPVPNTHVPAIGDFAAAILEDRDPKITGEDGRNSQELVAAITLSGCTGQPVSIPVDRERYDALQRELAEAKSLPRV